A section of the Flavobacterium sp. CG_23.5 genome encodes:
- a CDS encoding DUF4494 domain-containing protein — translation MSTIWYECKVKYRKTDETGGQKITTEPYLVDAMSYTEAESRITEEMSAYISEEFKITNIKMANYAEIHPFENADRWFKSKVSLLAYDEESGKERKTSMYLLVQANDVKEAFDNTTGVMKGTMGDYTIPAIMESPIMDVFPYFSGEEGELEQIEKFNALKASKPEVAVEIVDHMEFAAEEETVS, via the coding sequence ATGAGCACAATTTGGTACGAATGCAAAGTAAAATATAGAAAAACAGATGAAACTGGCGGACAAAAGATAACAACCGAACCTTATTTGGTTGACGCTATGTCTTATACAGAAGCCGAAAGCAGAATTACCGAAGAGATGTCGGCTTATATTAGTGAAGAATTTAAAATCACGAATATAAAAATGGCGAATTATGCCGAGATTCATCCTTTTGAAAATGCGGATCGTTGGTTTAAGTCGAAAGTTTCTTTGTTGGCTTATGATGAAGAAAGCGGTAAAGAGCGCAAAACGAGCATGTATTTATTGGTGCAAGCCAATGATGTAAAAGAAGCTTTTGACAATACCACAGGCGTGATGAAAGGCACGATGGGCGACTATACCATTCCCGCTATTATGGAATCTCCTATTATGGATGTTTTTCCTTATTTTTCTGGTGAAGAAGGAGAACTGGAACAAATAGAAAAGTTTAATGCGCTCAAAGCCTCTAAACCGGAAGTCGCAGTAGAGATTGTGGATCACATGGAATTTGCTGCTGAAGAAGAAACGGTTTCCTAA
- a CDS encoding DUF4238 domain-containing protein → MEENQPINQKQHRISQVYLKQFGHIKEDKHWLSVLKVETGITGNVLIKDFTAETNIFDLPIDDFEIKRHFENLSGQVENFYRTVISNLHNQKRLTPKDKDVLNHFVANLLCRTQPFRNFISECLNDSESRNFLIDEVTIYSDDTEANKFILNHFEKNHHLNLVIGTVMNHLVHVFRHFKKVIMRDYKNLGWLTTDNPVRVERLGINPWIIPLEAEIYLPLSKDFCLFMYHPESELHANPLRKLRIDKVNILSFDEFNKISLDNARNFYEYLIFCNETEETELRK, encoded by the coding sequence GTGGAAGAAAATCAACCTATAAATCAAAAACAACATAGAATTTCTCAAGTATATCTAAAGCAATTCGGACATATTAAAGAAGATAAACATTGGCTTTCAGTTCTAAAAGTGGAAACAGGAATAACTGGTAATGTTCTAATCAAGGATTTTACTGCTGAAACAAATATTTTCGATTTGCCGATAGATGATTTTGAAATTAAAAGACACTTTGAAAATTTAAGTGGACAAGTAGAAAATTTTTATAGAACAGTAATTTCAAATCTTCATAATCAGAAAAGACTAACTCCAAAAGACAAAGACGTATTAAATCACTTTGTTGCAAATTTATTATGCAGAACGCAACCTTTCAGAAATTTCATTAGTGAATGTTTAAACGATTCTGAATCAAGAAATTTCCTTATTGATGAAGTTACAATTTATTCAGATGACACTGAAGCTAATAAATTTATTTTAAACCATTTTGAAAAAAATCATCATTTAAATCTTGTTATTGGCACAGTGATGAATCATTTAGTACATGTTTTTAGACACTTTAAAAAAGTAATCATGCGAGATTATAAAAATCTTGGATGGCTTACGACAGACAATCCTGTACGGGTAGAGCGACTTGGGATTAATCCATGGATTATTCCTCTTGAAGCAGAAATATACTTACCGTTATCAAAAGATTTTTGCTTATTTATGTATCATCCAGAATCAGAATTACATGCCAATCCATTAAGAAAATTACGCATTGACAAAGTAAACATCCTTTCTTTTGATGAGTTCAACAAAATAAGTCTTGACAATGCTCGAAACTTTTATGAATATTTAATTTTTTGTAATGAAACTGAAGAAACTGAATTAAGAAAATAG
- a CDS encoding UPF0175 family protein yields the protein MKTITLTIPDNLDIDNKELVMLLASKLYEQGKLSLGQAAELAGLTKRTFAELLNRYNVSIFNFPSNDLTNDVANA from the coding sequence ATGAAAACAATAACTCTTACCATACCAGACAATTTAGATATAGACAACAAAGAGCTTGTAATGCTTCTTGCATCTAAATTATATGAACAGGGGAAACTATCTTTGGGGCAAGCCGCCGAGCTAGCGGGATTAACGAAACGTACATTTGCAGAATTGCTAAATCGTTACAATGTTTCGATATTTAATTTTCCTTCAAATGATTTAACTAATGATGTCGCAAACGCATAA
- a CDS encoding DUF3368 domain-containing protein: protein MMSQTHKIIISDTSCFIILSKIGELDLLKKVYGQIITTSVIAEEFGELLPDWIVIKNVTDKYRQQILEMQIDKGESSAIALALEVSNSVLILDDFKARKIASHLGLIFTGTIGVIIRAKLNGVIPSIKPYIEKIKETNFRITAEIELQALKEAKEI, encoded by the coding sequence ATGATGTCGCAAACGCATAAAATAATTATTTCAGATACCAGTTGTTTTATCATCTTATCAAAAATTGGCGAACTTGATTTACTAAAAAAAGTTTACGGTCAAATTATAACGACATCAGTTATTGCAGAAGAATTTGGAGAATTGCTTCCAGACTGGATTGTTATAAAAAATGTCACAGATAAATACAGACAGCAAATACTCGAAATGCAAATTGACAAAGGAGAGTCGAGCGCAATTGCATTGGCTCTGGAAGTTTCAAATAGTGTTTTAATTCTTGATGATTTCAAAGCAAGAAAAATAGCTAGCCATCTAGGATTGATTTTTACTGGAACTATCGGAGTTATTATTAGAGCAAAACTGAATGGTGTTATTCCGTCGATCAAGCCCTATATTGAAAAAATTAAAGAAACAAACTTTAGAATTACAGCAGAAATTGAACTTCAGGCACTAAAAGAAGCTAAGGAAATTTAA